The Calliopsis andreniformis isolate RMS-2024a chromosome 5, iyCalAndr_principal, whole genome shotgun sequence nucleotide sequence ACCACCACCAGCAGAAGCTCCAAAACCTGAAGCAGCtcctcctccacctcctccttctgCTGCAGCACCACCACCACCTCCACCACCCCCATCAGCACCAAAGCCTGCAGCACCTGCTCCTCCACCTGTTCCACCTCCAGCAGCTCAACCTCCACCCCCACAGGTACCTGCAGCATCCATGCCAGTTGCTGCAATTAAACATGCCCAggtgttcttttttttttttttaagtttcctttttcatttaattaataatttttctaaCAAAATTTTGGAAACTTCTAGTCTTTAGAAGGTGCTAAAGTCCAACTACCTCCTGCTGATTACACGCGCGAGATAATTGGCACAAGAACAGAACAGCGAGTGAAGATGAACAGGATGCGGATACGTATCGCGGAGAGATTAAAAGATGCTCAAAATACAAATGCCATGTTGACAACGTTTAACGAAATCGATATGAGGTTATTACATTTTTGTGGTGACCTTACATCCTTCTCTTtttaattctcaataattaatcgtaCTTTTTTACAGTCGTATTATGGAATTCCGTAAAACACATCAAGAGAATTTCACGAAAAAGTATGGCATAAAACTTGGATTCATGAGTCCATTTATTGCAGCAAGTGCCTATGCTTTGAAAGATCAACCAGTCGTAAATGCTGTAATAGACGGTACTGACATAGTTTATAGAGATTACGTTGATATCAGCGTCGCAgttgcaacgccaaagggtcttGTTGTCCCAGTTCTTCGTAGCGTGGAGAACAAAAATTTTGCAGAAATTGAAATTGCTTTGGCGGCAATAAGTGATAAGGCAAGAAAAGGGAAGATATCGGTAGAAGATATGGACGGTGGTACCTTTACAATAAGTAATGGTGGTGTGTTCGGTTCTCTTATGGGAACACCTATTATTAATCCACCACAAAGTGCAATTCTTGGAATGCATGGTGTGTTCGATAGACCAATTGCGGAGAAAGGGGCGGTAAGTAATCAGTTTTATTCTCCTTCTGTCAAATCTTTTTGTGAATCATTATTGTTGATGACATAATTTATTTTAGGTTGTAATTCGTCCAATGATGTACGTAGCTTTAACTTATGATCATCGATTGATTGATGGACGCGAGGCTGTGCTATTCTTGAGGAAAATCAAGGACGCTGTTGAAGATCCGAGAATTATCTTAGCTGGACTTTAAAGCATCGTAAATATTTTCACTGAATCGCTTCAAATACGCCTCTCACCACCTCCAAAACGTTTTATAcacgttgttgtattttgttcatcGAGGCTTTTACTTAAGAATTCAACATACTTTCGAATATACTTACTAATTAATGTGATATACGAAAGTAAGAACAAAGTATCGCCTGATCGAGACCATAAAATGTTTATATTCGAaaactttattttattatacaagtaTTATTTCGATTCACTCATATTTCAGTATTTTACAATAGGTATCGATTTTTCTACAATCGCGAGCTACAATTTTATCGTACTGATATTTCCTTTCATAAGATACTTTATAAAACACACCAAGGCTTACTATGAGAAAGTTTTATTGGCATGAAGAAATATTTCCACATTCTTGTGACTCAGAATACTCTATAAAAGAAGTTGTTACGAAGTATCTTTGAATCGAAAAGAAGATATGTATATAATAGGTGAAATCTTCGTTTGAGATACTTAAAATTGAATTGTATTTTTCATTTGCTATTAGGCTAAAAAGCTATTTCTGGCGAAAAGAAAACTGTAAACTGTTTTGTAAAAATATTCTTATTTGTACATCTCTTATATTATTGCTGGACAACACTTATTTTTTAGTACTTCAGTTTTATGAATAAACAACGCAGAAACCGTTTAGCGATGCGTGTTTACAGTTTTCAAGAAAAAAAAACTGAAACAACCATGAATATTTGTAAAGATTGTTTTATCGTTTTcgattgtatttatttgtatttggaTGGCCTTTATCAGTGAGACGTCATAAAGAAGCGATATTCAAAAACTAGAAGATACTTTATTGCAAAGATAAATGTATCTAcataattgaaataaaatttcacCAAACTACATATTGCCAACATTGTTGAATTATATTCATAGGTATTATGTGGATTCTATAGAACATTTTACAAAAATTTATCGTACTGCACGCAATGAAATATTAGTGTTTCTACATTTTATCTGGAAATTTACAATTGGGTATAACTACTGCGAAACGCAATTGTGTAATTTATTGTTCTTAAATAAAATAGCAATACTAAATTATTCCTCAATCGGTTACTTAATATTCTTAAAAGTATTATAATACTTTCATTTCAATTTAAATATGaataattttagaaattttaaataatcgATGGTTTACGATTAGATACATCGCGTATCGATATCTCGTGAAACAAAATATCGAAATTCTGTTCGATTGTACTCATACAAAGGGGATGACTCCGCCGTTTCGTTTGAGGATCAAATACTGAACGTGAAATGGTAATTTTCAAAAACTTCTGTTTCTTGTAAAACAAATAGTTTATTTTATTATGAACAATTTACAATTGAATGTtggagaaatattttttaataatttaaaccTATTACTTCTCGTTAAATAAATATCGTTTTTTCGTTTGACATTTTAGGTTAACTTTATTTTCAGTTATTTTATATCAAATTACGTATTACATTGTTAaaaaattatgattttttatCTACCtatgtttttaaaaaaatgtaaagtTATAGTTCATGTTttacaatatttataataacaGGGGCAGAATCAGTCTGGGACTGGTGGCAGTGGAGGCGATAAGAAGGATGACAAAGACAAGAAAAAGAAATATGAGCCACCCATTCCAACAAGGGTGGGCAAAAAGAAACGACGTACTAAAGGACCAGATGCTGCATTAAAATTACCTCAGGTCACACCACACACACGTTGTAGATTAAAACTTTTGAAGTTAGAACGTATAAAAGATTATTTATTAATGGAAGAGGAGTTTATCAGAAATCAAGAAAGGTTGAAACCCCAAgaagaaaaaaatgaagaagaaaGATCTAAGGTTGATGACTTAAGGGGAACTCCAATGTCTGTTGGTACATTAGAAGAAATAATTGATGATAATCATGCTATAGTTTCTACATCTGTTGGTTCAGAACATTATGTGTCCATTTTAtcatttgtggataaagatcaaTTGGAACCAGGTTGCTCTGTTTTACTTAATCATAAAGTTCATGCTGTTGTTGGAGTATTAGGTGATGATACAGATCCTATGGTTACTGTAATGAAGTTAGAAAAAGCACCACAAGAAACGTATGCTGATATTGGAGGTATGTATTCATATATGCAAAAGCATTAGATAGTGTATCATTTTTTTTGAAGTAgtaaatttcacatttatcatTTTTTAGGTCTTGACACACAGATCCAAGAAATCAAAGAGTCTGTAGAATTACCTTTAACTCACCCAGAATATTATGAAGAAATGGGTATTAAACCACCAAAAGGAGTTATACTTTATGGTCCACCAGGAACTGGAAAAACATTATTGGCAAAAGCTGTAGCAAATCAAACTTCAGCAACTTTCCTGAGAGTTGTTGGCTCTGAACTTATACAAAAATACCTAGGGGATGGGCCGAAACTTGTAAGAGAATTGTTTAGAGTTGCAGAGGAACATGCTCCTTCAATTGTCTTCATAGATGAAATAGATGCTGTAGGAACAAAACGATACGACAGTAACAGCGGAGGAGAACGTGAAATTCAAAGAACTATGTTAGAACTTCTCAATCAACTTGATGGTATGAGAAATTGTTTAGCTGTAAAATGTGCAGTTTAGAATTATACTTCAATTATTGCATATTAATAATGGAATATTATTCTCGTTTAGGATTTGATAGTCGAGGAGACGTTAAGGTTGTAATGGCTACCAACAGAATTGAAACATTAGATCCTGCATTAATCAGACCAGGCCGTATTGACAGAAAAATAGAATTTCCATTACCCGACGAGAAaacaaaaagaagaattttCAGCATTCACACTAGCAGAATGACATTAGCGCCTGATGTAAATTTAGCAGAATTGATTATGGCTAAAGATGATCTTTCAGGTGCAGATATAAAGGTAAGGTTTTAACTAAAATAGAAAcagaataaaaatgtaactAGATATTAACGAATATTTTTCGTTTATAGGCTATATGTACCGAAGCTGGTTTAATGGCACTACGTGAACGCCGTATGAAAGTAACAAGCGACGATTTCAAAAAATCTAAGGAAAGTGTGTTGTATCGGAAAAAAGAAGGTTCTCCCGAAggattatatttataaaaatattgcaATTAACATTCTTCACTTACAATTTCAACAAAAAATGTTATACATCCCAATAAAAATGTACACAAAGTCATGTTTTGATTACAccaaattaattattttcaaatgATTCCTTAATAGAATGCTGTATGTCCAGCAAGTTCGATTcgtcaatatttaatttttctacATCAGACTGAAAATATTGATACAATGTTTGGATACATTTCGTGGAATGTGCTCTTTGTTCATTAATTATTTGTGAAAGTGGCTTCTGTGCATCTTCATCCATATGCTGAGATGCTGTCATACATATATGACATTCACCTCTCCTAGTTTTATCAAGAATTCTATTAACATCTTGAGGATGTTTAGCATTCTGTGGCATGGCTTTTAATAAACTTTTAAACTTTCCTAAAATGAAAGCAGTTTTAAAACCTTCTTCATATCCTTTATCAAAGCCTTGTTGGAAGACATCATTAGATCCATTTTCTACACCTTCTCTATAACCAGTCTTTAAAAAGATATTTAATAGTAAAGTAATTTAATGTTCCTtctaaataaatttcaattagAATGCACAcagctataataattatatataaaaaaatacctTTTTTGCAGCATTTCTAATTCGATTCCATTCTCTACTAGCAATGTCCAAAGAATCTTCGTTTTCAGAGGAATTTGTAAAGTCATTCATCTTcttcaaaaatttatttatagtaATAGAATATTTAATAATGGTTTGAACcacttattctaatttttaagtAATATAAAATTGGGAAATATAACCTAGCAAACATTAAAGAGGAATTAATTGAACTTACACGCAATCTTtgataaatacgatggaaacagaAGCTGGCACTTCTAAAGAACAAAATGACAATGCTACAGATGCCAATTCATCTGACTCGATGGAACAAAAGTATATTTTTCTTCCTTTCATTCAAAATTAGTGAGATATATTTTCTATGTAATTAATAGgttatgtttactattattgTGTGTatagtataagatgaataatgagTGACAAAATTAATTAGATGCGTAAGTAAAGTATTTCAAACTTATGTATgttattcaaaatttcagaaTCATTGCCCTTGCACAAACCAGACCAAAAGGCATATCTGACAAGGATTTAACAGCTGAAATGCCAGAATTGCAACCCGCTCAAAGGGCTCAAATCATAAATAAGCTTTTATCCCAGGGTCAACTTGATTTATTCAAACAAGGAGGCTCTTTATTGTATCGTTTAAAAGATCCTTCTAAAGCAAAGATAGCTAAAGGTGCAGATAATGAGGAGAAAATTGTCTACTCAATAATTGAAGAAGCAGGAAATAAAGGAATTTGGATTCGTGATATAAGATTTAAGTCCAACTTAATGCCAACACAATTGAATAAGATTTTGAAAAGTTTAGAAactaaaaaattcattaaagcaGTCAAATCTGTAGCAGCCAGTAAAAAGAAAGTGTATATGTTATATAATTTAGAACCAGACACATCTGTAACTGGTGGTGCTTGGTATCAAGACCAAGATTTTGAAGCAGAATTTGTCGATGTTCTCAATCAACAGTGTTATAGGTTTTTAGAAAAGAAACGAGAACAAATGAATTCTTGCAAAGGTGGACCAATTGCAGCTAGAAATGTTACATTTGCTTCATCTAAAGAAGTGTGGAAATTCATTTCTGATTTAGGGATAAGCAAGGTttgactattactataatttctATGAAATGGTACACATGATAATAAAGAAATTCTAATTACAGGTGAAGTTATCAGTTGAAGATTTAGAAATGATATTAAACACTttagtatatgatggaaaagtggAACGTACTGTTTCAGGAGATGGAAGTAATTTATATAGAGCAATAGAACCTTTATTAACATCACCTGGATTAATTAAATCCACTTGTGGGGTTTGCCCTGTAAGTTcttattttacttatttattgTTCTGTACTTCAATATAAAGATAATTAAATTTGTGACTATTTCATGTGTAGGTGAGAAAAAATTGTTGTGATGTCGGCGACGTAACACCCACAAAGTGCCAATATATTACAGAATGGTTGGAAtaatgttttttaaaataaaatatttcaaaataattatGTGTTTCTTTGTATTTTTCATACATGGTCCTTTTTGTAGATACTAGAGAAGATACTTTGCATTATAGACAAAGTTCACAAACATTGATATTATCTTAGAAAGTTCCATAATCCTATTATGTTTACAGCGATAACATTACAATTAAAGCAGAGCTTCCTTAAAAAGAAGGTCAAACATTCGTTCGATGAAGCGCAGATGTTCATTCCCGCCAAATGAAAAAGTTAATATACGTTCCAACCGGATATCAATTACCaactacaaaaaaaatacatctcaTCTCTGTACCATTTCCTTTAAAAAAGCTACATCTCTCGTTAACTCGCTCTTGAAAAATATCCAAATACAGAATTAAGAGACATCAaagaaattgaatattttcgTCCTATCAGTAACAATAGTACTTATCAGAGAACTAAATCAGTTTCCCGCGTTTCAAATTCTGATCCCATTTAAGTTGGCATCACGATCTTTCCCATTGGCTTCCGGCTCAGGGATGCCAGATGTGAATGCGCGCTTCCACGAACACCGTTAAGTCGTGCTTTGTCAAGAGATCCAAAATGTTTCTCGAAGCGGCACAGAAGTGACACGCTGGGGACACGTATGAACAGCAAAAATTTTcgcgaaagtgatcgccaaagaTCGCTTGGAAGGAGTTCTCAGGATAAACTTTCGAGTGCCCGTTAAAAAGTTCTCAAGTGTTCGCTCGTGAGTTGGCGTGCATCGCATGTGCCCGCGGTGTTCCGGAAAGGGTATAGTTCTGTCTTTGACGACGCAGAATTGATTTCCCGAGTCGCTGGAAACGTGAACGTGAACCGTGTCAGAACATCGGCGAGTCTTTACCAAGTGTTGACATGCCGCTACTTCGCAAGCAACCGTTTCAACGTCTTCACGTCTCGTCGGACTTCAAAGACGACGACGAAGTATTTCATTGCGAGGTTACCAACGAGATCTTCAAGGACTACAAGTAAGACCATGACAGCCGAGATCGCTTTGAAACACGTTCCGCTCTCATCACAGTATGATCTGTTGGACGTATGCGTCTGAGATTCTCTCATTTTCGTTGCGTTCCAGTgcgttcaatctgttgtaaataTCAAACGTTGATAGACAGTGGCCAATGTTTTGGTTCCGAGAGATTCTTCGCAATATCCGAGAAGTAGATATATCTAGGAGCTTTGTCGCGTGAAACGCAGTTAATGCGTTTGGCCAGCTGATAGAATAGGAAATGATTATTTTGGGGATTGTTTGTCATTTAATACAGTCCTTGTTCGACGAAGATTGTTACTTGACATTTTATCCTTTAACTTTGTTTTTCCTTTTTTGAAGCTATTTTGTAGTTTTGCTTAAGGGTATACATGTAGAGATATTATATTTTGATGTTTAATGTAATTATGTGTGTGTGTTTTGTGATTTGCAGTGAGTTTTGCGAGAGGATTATTTTATGCAATTCCCTCATATGGTCCTGTAGTATTACTGGAAGAGCTAATATGACATATGAAGAGGCTTTGCAGTGTGaggaaaatgcaaaaagaagtcTTAAAGAATTTCCTATGGAGGTATGATGCCTTATTAGAAATGAATTTTGATGGATTTTagctttaaatatttataatattctgTGTTTTGTATTGCAGTTACGTATTCCTATACTGTATCTCGCCAGCAAAACAAACAGAACATCTTTTAGCGATATGATAGAAGATGTATATCAGTTTGCAAGAGATCGTTACTTTGTAGGAGAAATGGTAGAAGCAAGTTTCACAGAAGATTCTTGGAGTGACTGCCATGTTTTGCAAGTCATTGCACCTACAGAACAACAAATTAAAGCATATATGAAAGAAAATAATAGGTGGGAAAAATTGGTTTTtattcatatatattatattggcATAGTTGATTCATATATTTGTTACATTAGGAGTCCACAAGAACAACAATATCATCCACCAGCAAAACTATTTCGTTATGAGGTAGAACAATTAGACTGTGGAGATTCAGATGTCAGTCAGCTGATGATAGTAGAAGCAACACAAGTGAGAAGAAGAAAACAACATTATAGCAGAGaacgtaataaaatatttttaagacagTTGTGTGAACAAAATGAAAGTGGTGTATGGATTGTAAAAGTGAGTAATTGTTTTCAgaagaataatttttataaatatatcgaatacattaataaaaaatgttttatgtaACTTTAGGATAGTGTCTTACAAAAATATGGAATTAGCAAAGTACGTTTTGACACCATATTTACTGGTCCCCCTCCAGATTTCACATCACGTATCAAAAGACCTGTTAAACACAAGCAGGAATCGATAGATAAGTTTCTTACATCGGATATATCAAAACAAAAAACATTAGATAAAACAGATCCTCTTAAAAAAGTGAATCAAACAGGTGTGGATATAAAAAAGTTCAAAAAACCAAggtaaataatatatattaaattataAGTAATGGCTCTAGACAGTATATTAATGCTACAAGGTTTATCAACAGAGTAAATGGAAAGTTCAAAGAAGAGCTTAAAGCAAAAGCTCTAGAAGAAAAGGCAAAAAGGAAAGAAGAAAGAGTTCTCAACAGTGAACGTAAAAAGGAAGAGAAACAAaagttggctgctttggctgcttATGTGAAACAGTGGAATAAACCAAGAGAAGATCTCGAGTGTGAAAACCTTTCCCCTCTTCCGCAACCTACACCCGTTAATATTAGCATACCTAATGAAAAATTTGGCGACTGCGTTATGATTTTGGAATTCTTAACATTTTTCTATGAGGAATTAGAAGTCAGTTCATACTTCCCAAACGGTTTCACTTTAGATTTATTGGAAAAAGCATTATTAATGAAAGAGACGTCAGGACCTTGGAGTGATCTCCTACAGTTGTTATTGTCAAGTATTTTCAAGTATCAAGCAGACGAGGAAGACGAAATTGACGCTCAGGCATCTGAGGTGAACGATATCAGTATATATGAAGGAGCATCGTCGATGACGAAAGCTGTAAAACTTGCCACAATAGCTTCTACATGGAGTCAAATACATCAAGGTTACAAATTATCCGAATTAACATTAGATCATGTAACCTTAAGTGAAATTTTGAGACAACATTTGCTAAGCTCTGGAGGACGAATAGGAGAAGTCGCTTCTAAATGGAGGTATTCCCAAAGAGGTAAGACttaaaatatgtttaaaaaattcagtGATCAATGAACGATGTATAAATTCTATTTCTTTCAGGTGGATACACAAATCAAGATGATCCAGCGCTTTTAATGAGAATAAATGAGACGTATATTTTAAGATTGTTAAGCCATCGAAATGTACACGAGTTTGAGTTAAATGAGAAATTAAAGGTAGCTATCTGCCTCATAAATCAGTTGCTTACCGTAGCTACGATACGTGATATTATCGAAGAGAGGCATGAGAAACTTCATCAAGCAAAAAAGGAATTGAAATCTTTTTTAATAGCTGAACAGAAAAAGGAGAAAGAGGAAAAAGAAAAGATGAAAGAGCGTGAGAAAAATAAAGAACTTCAAACGCCAAAGAAAGTAACACGTGGTAATTGTgaagaagagaaaaagaaagaggaatatgaaaataaattgaaagaaCTTCAGGAAGCATCCAGAGATGATCAAATGATGCTTTATCTAGGTTCTGATAGAGCTCATCGTAGATACTGGAGATTTTTATCAATACCAGGTAATTTCATGTTCTGTATGCTATTTAAATAGAATGAAACAagtttataaattataattgtcTGTTTTATATGTAGGAATATTTGTAGAAGATGATGAATGGTGGCCAGGTAATTGCCTTCCTGAAGGTACACCTTATCAACCAGAATTGCGAGATAGGGAATCTACGTATGCATATTTAAGGAACAAATTCGAAGACGAGTTTAGCGACAAAGAAAACAGTTTCAAGAAGTTGAAGAAGTCTCCCAAGAAAGTTACCTTTAATGACAAAAATGGGCTTAAATCTCCAAGAAAAGATGTACCTCGAAAAGAATTTAAACAAGAATTTTCCGATATCAGAAAAAATTTAATGGCTTGTACAGGAGATAAAGAATGTCCAGTTCATTGGAAAAGATCTACGATAAAGTGGAGTTTCTTTGGGAAACCAGAAGATTTAGAAGCTTTAGTAAATAGTTTAAGCGAACGAGGAATTCGGGAGGATGAACTCAGAAATAATATTATGCAAGAAATGACAAATTTAATATCTGTGATCGAAGAATGTCCTAGACATAAACTTAATCCCGAAGTCGTAAGTATTTTACAGAATTTAAATCAGTATTATGTTATTCAGTATGAATtatatataaattttgtattatagTTTTCAGAACCCATTAAAGGGCACGCTAGTAAAACAACAAAAAAGAATAAATATGAAAATGCAAACCTGAATTTCCCCTCTGAAATGTCAGTTGATGATGTTTTGGAACTGACTTTAAGGGACTATATCTTAGATTTCGAAGATAGACTAACTGTGGGTTTCTTAGGAAATTTGAAAGTTGCTAGTCGAGATGCATGGAGAAATGCGATTAATAATAGAAAATACGACAAGCAGTGTGACAAATTAGTTTATGGTGTAAACGAAATTGAGGCAGATGTTGTTTCTAATGCATCGTTagataaaattaagaatgaaaCAAAACATAGTAGGCCAGGGACTCCAGATTCAGAAATTGGAAGTATTAACATAAAGACTTACAAAGATTCAGGAAAATATTTAGGTCCACCAGGGGAAAATGAATTATCACCAGACCTTAAGCAGCAAGCTACCATTAAACAATTGGCTTGCGCGATTTTACAGTTGTCTCATGCTATAGAACACAAGTACTTACACAGACCATTAGGTACCGACGATAAAGACAAAAAATGGTCTGGCGAAGAGACAAGAGAAAGATGGGAACAATCGCTTATGGCATCTACTAGTTGGTCTCAATTATTTTTACATTTAAGTACTTTAGAAAATAGTGTTGCGTGGAACAAAAGTGTTCTAAACGCTCAGTGCTGTATATGTA carries:
- the Acf gene encoding ATP-dependent chromatin assembly factor large subunit isoform X1 translates to MPLLRKQPFQRLHVSSDFKDDDEVFHCEVTNEIFKDYNEFCERIILCNSLIWSCSITGRANMTYEEALQCEENAKRSLKEFPMELRIPILYLASKTNRTSFSDMIEDVYQFARDRYFVGEMVEASFTEDSWSDCHVLQVIAPTEQQIKAYMKENNRSPQEQQYHPPAKLFRYEVEQLDCGDSDVSQLMIVEATQVRRRKQHYSRERNKIFLRQLCEQNESGVWIVKDSVLQKYGISKVRFDTIFTGPPPDFTSRIKRPVKHKQESIDKFLTSDISKQKTLDKTDPLKKVNQTGVDIKKFKKPRVNGKFKEELKAKALEEKAKRKEERVLNSERKKEEKQKLAALAAYVKQWNKPREDLECENLSPLPQPTPVNISIPNEKFGDCVMILEFLTFFYEELEVSSYFPNGFTLDLLEKALLMKETSGPWSDLLQLLLSSIFKYQADEEDEIDAQASEVNDISIYEGASSMTKAVKLATIASTWSQIHQGYKLSELTLDHVTLSEILRQHLLSSGGRIGEVASKWRYSQRGGYTNQDDPALLMRINETYILRLLSHRNVHEFELNEKLKVAICLINQLLTVATIRDIIEERHEKLHQAKKELKSFLIAEQKKEKEEKEKMKEREKNKELQTPKKVTRGNCEEEKKKEEYENKLKELQEASRDDQMMLYLGSDRAHRRYWRFLSIPGIFVEDDEWWPGNCLPEGTPYQPELRDRESTYAYLRNKFEDEFSDKENSFKKLKKSPKKVTFNDKNGLKSPRKDVPRKEFKQEFSDIRKNLMACTGDKECPVHWKRSTIKWSFFGKPEDLEALVNSLSERGIREDELRNNIMQEMTNLISVIEECPRHKLNPEVFSEPIKGHASKTTKKNKYENANLNFPSEMSVDDVLELTLRDYILDFEDRLTVGFLGNLKVASRDAWRNAINNRKYDKQCDKLVYGVNEIEADVVSNASLDKIKNETKHSRPGTPDSEIGSINIKTYKDSGKYLGPPGENELSPDLKQQATIKQLACAILQLSHAIEHKYLHRPLGTDDKDKKWSGEETRERWEQSLMASTSWSQLFLHLSTLENSVAWNKSVLNAQCCICKRRRDADRMLLCDGCNKGHHLYCLKPKLSAVPDGDWYCKSCKPPTKSKDKIKKRRKFEEELEEEVILTKETRHNRAKRMLESEEEEDLEENDKLDEESDEDMNSQINVCTACRSGGKLISCDTCPNFYHVECIEPPIARAPRGRWSCSDCKDRKDRRTNTKYVRGRERERDKERLCAAAARSRIHGFAKSLLTTESTDWDDSSNSEDTEPRQTRRAAKRAAEIEQEEEDKGTVRGSMTRLQELLSDIRHHKDSWPFLSPVTKDEVPDYHDIISNPMDFGTIKYKLNNGEYETLEQFFGDCHLVFDNCQTYNEEHSSVYNYVYRAGMRLLKYFEKRCKELGLHYNEDLLRPPEAKKPKLEENGLTNDSEDEDVDVQKTR